One Ensifer adhaerens genomic window, CACGCCCTGGAACTTCCCGATCGCCATCCCCGCTTGGAAGATCGCCCCGGCCCTTTGCTACGGCAACACCGTCGTCTTCAAGCCGGCCGAGCTGGTACCGGGCAGTTCGTGGGCGATCGTCGACATTCTTCACCGCGCCGGCCTGCCGAAAGGTGTGTTGAACCTCGTCATGGGCAAGGGCTCGGTCGTCGGCCAGGCGATGCTCGACAGCCCGGATGTGCACGCGATTACCTTCACCGGCTCGACCGGCACCGGCAAACGCGTCGCGCTGGCATCGGTCGAGCACAATCGCAAATATCAGCTGGAGATGGGTGGCAAGAACCCCTTCGTCGTGCTCGACGACGCCGATCTTTCCGTTGCGGTCGAGGCGGCGGTCAACTCCGCCTTCTTCTCCACCGGCCAGCGCTGCACCGCATCCTCGCGCATCATCGTCACCGAGGGCATTCATGACCGCTTCGTTGCCGCGATGGGTGAGCGGATCAAGGGGCTCGTCGTCGACGATGCCTTGAAGGCCGGCACGCAGATCGGCCCGGTGGTCGATGAGAGCCAGCTCAACCAGGACACCGATTACATCGCCATCGGCCGCCAGGAAGGCGCGAAGCTCGCCTTTGGCGGTGAGCTGCTGAAGCGCGACACGCCCGGCTTCTACCTGCAGCCGGCGCTGTTTACCGAAGCGACCAATCAGATGCGCATTTCCCGCGAGGAGATTTTCGGGCCGGTCGCCGCCGTCATCCGCGTCAGGGACTATGATGAGGCACTCAGCGTTGCCAACGACACGCCCTTCGGCCTGTCGTCCGGCATCGCCACGACCAGCCTCAAGCATGCAACCCATTTCAAGCGCAATGCCGAAGCCGGCATGGTGATGGTCAACCTGCCGACGGCGGGCGTCGATTTCCACGTGCCCTTCGGCGGTCGCAAGGGTTCGTCCCACGGTTCGCGCGAACAGGGACGCTACGCCGCCGAGTTCTACACCACCGTCAAGACGGCCTACACGTCGGCGTAGATGCGAGCACAGGCCCCGCCGTTCGACTGGAGATTAACGTGTTGAACGGCGGGGCAATTCCGATGATCCGAACAGACGCAGCAGCCGCAAACACGCGGGTCACCAGATCCGGGGAGCGGATCCGCTCTCACAGCACGGAATAGAGGGACCGCGACGACACCACATACTGGATCGCCACAAGCAGCAGCGCGACCGCAACGATCACGCCGATACGCAAAATCCTATCGAGGAAAGTTTCCTGGCCCTGCATCGTCAAACCTCGTTCTGCAACAGGTGTATTCGACAATCGCCACAGCCAAGGTATCATCCTCGCGTACCTCGGCACAGATCGCGATAAAGAGGCGCAGATACGAGGGATGACTTCGTGTAGGCCCGTCCGCGGCTCTTGATCAGCTACGAACGGGCTCAGTAAGATCGAACAGACTAGAGAGCAGCGCGCTTGTCATGCCTTGCGACACGAGCAAGCAGATAGTCGACTTCTGCGCGCGCTATCGGGGTCAGCATCTGGGCCGGCTTGCGTTGGGCGTCGGAGGCGATGACGCCACGGCGTTTCAGGACGTGCTTGCGAACGGCAAGGCCGACGCCAAGCTGCTGTTCGTAACGGATCAGGGGCAAGTGCGCATCGAAGAGGTCGTGCGCTTCATCCCTCTTTCCGGCCGCAAACAATCCCATGAGTTCGGTGAGCATGTCCGGGAAGCCGTAGCCAGTCATGGCACCATCAGCGCCCCGTTCCGGCTCGAAGTCGAGGAACATGCCGCCATTGCCGCAGAGCACCGAAAAATCGCGAAGCTCTCCCGCCTTCTGCATGGCGCGCAACTTCGATATCTTTT contains:
- a CDS encoding aldehyde dehydrogenase family protein gives rise to the protein MVQKNLIDGEWIAGSGAFRNINPSDTDDVVGEYARASADDARAAIAAAKAAFPAWSRSGILERHAILRKTADEILARKDELGKLLSREEGKTLIEGIGETVRASQIFDFFAGECLRLAGEVLPSARPNIGVEITREPVGVVGIITPWNFPIAIPAWKIAPALCYGNTVVFKPAELVPGSSWAIVDILHRAGLPKGVLNLVMGKGSVVGQAMLDSPDVHAITFTGSTGTGKRVALASVEHNRKYQLEMGGKNPFVVLDDADLSVAVEAAVNSAFFSTGQRCTASSRIIVTEGIHDRFVAAMGERIKGLVVDDALKAGTQIGPVVDESQLNQDTDYIAIGRQEGAKLAFGGELLKRDTPGFYLQPALFTEATNQMRISREEIFGPVAAVIRVRDYDEALSVANDTPFGLSSGIATTSLKHATHFKRNAEAGMVMVNLPTAGVDFHVPFGGRKGSSHGSREQGRYAAEFYTTVKTAYTSA